The following are encoded together in the Carassius auratus strain Wakin chromosome 34, ASM336829v1, whole genome shotgun sequence genome:
- the LOC113052873 gene encoding protein phosphatase 1 regulatory subunit 1C-like isoform X1, with the protein MEPNSPKKIQFAVPLFQSQLDPQAAEHIRKRRPTPATLVIYNEPSPSGDDKQTTSNQTEAQSAQLSPAQRKQSVYTPPTMRELQLVVEQHFQRQEQQEPGLSDSPDTPSPITAQHFTNEAQWANHNSSEPNGNESYASTEGQPGSSGAGGDKADTSGSEQKNLSSPSSVSR; encoded by the exons ATGGAGCCCAACAGCCCTAAGAAAATTCAGTTTGCCGTTCCCCTCTTCCAGAGCCAGCTGGATCCCCAGGCGGCTGAGCAT ATTCGCAAACGCAGACCAACTCCAGCCACTTTGGTCATCTACAATGAGCCCAGTCCATCAG gAGATGACAAGCAGACTACAAGCAATCAAACAGAA GCCCAGAGTGCCCAGCTGTCTCCAGCCCAGAGGAAACAGAGCGTCTACACACCACCTACCATGAGAG AGCTGCAGCTGGTGGTGGAGCAGCACTTTCAGAGGCAGGAGCAGCAGGAGCCAGGGCTCTCTGACAGCCCAGACACGCCCAgtccaatcacagcacagcaTTTTACCAACGAAGCTCAATGGGCCAATCACAACAGCTCAGAGCCTAATGGCAATGAGTCTTATGCCAGTACTGAGGGGCAGCCAGGCAGCAGTGGGGCCGGGG GAGACAAAGCAGACACCTCAGGAAGTGAGCAGAAAAACTTGAGCAGTCCTTCATCTGTCTCTCGATAG